A stretch of Monomorium pharaonis isolate MP-MQ-018 chromosome 7, ASM1337386v2, whole genome shotgun sequence DNA encodes these proteins:
- the LOC118646761 gene encoding uncharacterized protein LOC118646761, with amino-acid sequence MPRERGKTKIERIRRYLVEATDTRYGGQQELDDTRILSDTKSIGSLSQHLFESDEDEERYYGTCNGYVSQPGSKSNLLLCSECDQKTHTCTYQPQTPESHVGRYVEERIDERHQEPGTSRAYRSPVKLSSPRSYQSDQDRKAQTTSSPRSYHESVQQSVQITSPRSYRTQEQQQQQQQQQQQQQRRGRTTRDTGNRGDDRDRESPICELCRGNGYVVVHCEHCDFSSEGDLICFRCQSDEGSGSNGQMCPRCDREAGFTSSTGRSGSSDEGNGKYPVDAVVKIQLNDQTIDVDSGSETPESESSSNYHPQRGAMERLDTIVEKGDTASENDEEKNGGGGGGGTKLNGTTSTRYLNYMIVLFL; translated from the exons ATGCCGCGAGAGCGCGGCAAAACCAAGATCGAACGGATACGCCGGTACCTTGTCGAAGCCACTGATACTAG ATACGGTGGTCAGCAGGAGCTGGACGACACGAGAATCCTCAGCGACACGAAGTCGATCGGTAGCCTGAGCCAGCATCTGTTCGAGagcgacgaggacgaggagcGTTACTACGGTACCTGCAACGGCTATGTCTCGCAGCCCGGCAGCAAGTCGAATCTGCTGCTGTGCAGCGAGTGCGATCAGAAGACGCACACCTGCACCTACCAACCGCAAACACCTGAGTCGCATGTCGGCAGATACGTGGAGGAGCGTATTGACGAGCGGCATCAGGAACCGGGAACCTCTCGTGCCTACAGGAGCCCGGTGAAGCTCTCCTCCCCACGCTCGTATCAATCGGATCAGGATCGCAAGGCACAGACGACGTCGTCGCCGCGATCGTACCACGAAAGTGTTCAGCAATCAGTGCAGATAACGTCACCTCGATCCTATCGAACTCaggagcagcagcagcagcaacagcaacagcaacagcaacagcagcgaCGCGGACGGACCACCAGGGACACGGGCAATCGAGGTGACGACAGAG ACCGCGAGAGCCCGATCTGCGAGCTCTGCCGGGGTAACGGTTACGTCGTCGTGCACTGCGAGCACTGCGACTTCTCCAGCGAGGGCGACCTGATCTGCTTCCGCTGTCAGAGCGACGAGGGCTCGGGATCTAACGGTCAGATGTGCCCGCGCTGCGATCGGGAGGCCGGATTCACGTCGAGCACCGGCCGATCCGGCTCCAGCGACGAGGGCAACGGCAAGTACCCGGTAGACGCGGTGGTGAAGATCCAGCTGAACGATCAGACGATCGACGTCGACTCCGGGAGCGAGACCCCCGAGAGTGAAAGCTCGAGCAACTATCATCCCCAGAGGGGCGCGATGGAGCGACTCGACACTATCGTCGAGAAGGGCGACACTGCCAGCGAGAACGACGAGGAAAAAAACGGCGGGGGCGGGGGCGGCGGCACGAAGCTCAACGGTACCACTAGCACGAGATATCTCAACTACATGATCGTGCTGTtcctgtaa
- the LOC105833279 gene encoding guanine nucleotide exchange factor subunit Rich, with the protein MFFPVGWPRVLNTCEQGRINAVVCNRDKIMFAVLTADALVIWYCKPCVPIVFSKRSANSLWQHGENVLVQWRPDSSMLVIATSDSYLLFYRLTDNSAEGRGLYEQRDSPVTSLRRDSAELFIKEVIPSLVLSFEKSAWIDGGISSLVCIRDELMVATKTSHVVRHKWDGTMNRDYSLDLRRIPFSIDQQISTVAVPLTENNIYVTDIEYSPLVGGFAIVLNNGKAAFLTAQSLKFDPNQVQGIWAQDLDDATCAAVNHKYRLIAIGRQNSEGVVYYVDETTGGLEMSHTLSLSSKDYPGRPGSVKCLRWTPDSCAIALAWEGGGLALWSTFGALLLCSLKWDYGLRVDLTHDNPLHIHTMEWSAEGYQLWMLRESPEFLVTNENGNKATNLNRSLIQLDFVKSPLTINPCMGHHGHLYLQGEDRLYLNLGAGLSSTASGFHLAAEIPNDSMLQTLAGCKQWLVVPIPSAYSGSNWPIRYTAIDSEGLSLAVAGRTGLAHYSLPSRKWKLFGNESQERDFIVTGGLLWHKGYLIASSYSILDDKDEIRIYPRDTRLDNNYVKSVRMPSQVLLLNTTKDRLLTFCANAQISIYDMVLQNGIETAGIELTRIQTVDIGGLCIHPACVVSATLTLIRAETAGSHPHPESLLLNVSGRLLMVQREHSTDNSEVLFTCGAPTVLASYVENVWVPSRSRRDKPHLTEALWLFCGAHGMRVWLPLFRNHQDKAHAFMSKRIMLPFHLRIYPLAILFEDAILLGAENDTVLFTSDTNSPFSLPFNLLELTSQVYLHQILRQLIHRNLGYHAWEIARSCSALPYFPHSLELLLHEVLEEEATSKDPIPDAQLPSVVEFIREFPGVWARAVVQCARKTEIALWPYLFSVAGPPKKLLQDCLQQKELDTAASYLIILQNLEPSSVSRQYATLLLDAALEQGRWELSRDLVRFLRAIDPNDVESPRTSWSGSAKLVGPPQTPPLSPHEDDLALVLGTMQVSRSRSYSTTVTPKVQSEKDGAPSSMLEKTRNVVMRRKKSVPTVKTSEKTENKEGSAEEFFIDIILQRHARQLLSARHLIDLGRFAARLDFHLVTWFGRERDRAAKIDDYVGTLKAVHEDFAFPYPTLSLPTLQKFRRSSLTSLHSIISDDETMSPNLVVDVPDSGYTSLPSGRPPYTTLVSPVASLETQFPTAEAKLTPNLINDANSVLSDTSTIWRDDAESMVGSVCWVSPESVGSTEVNPSSSTSVGRAEVQLRYLLQLFLEGSCLGWAAVLATVLRDAAAMARTVRTAHAPMQTFDSIINLRDGLLTLTKWSHSECLGYRPFMSNIQSQISLLNRLVIIKQQQEQEQILESPSPSPAPSASSNQRGTLSRSRHSSISHASNTAPLEEERSHESLLTVEESVFHGSYNNNLTTNVTEDTSPQSACTIS; encoded by the exons ATGTTTTTCCCCGTAGGATGGCCGCGGGTGCTCAATACCTGCGAACAGGGCAGGATAAACGCGGTGGTGTGCAACAGAGACAAAATTATGTTCGCCGTTCTCACCGCGGACGCCCTCGTCATCTGGTACTGCAAG CCCTGTGTACCGATTGTATTTAGTAAACGTTCTGCGAATTCTTTGTGGCAACACGGCGAAAACGTTCTAGTGCAATGGAGACCAGACTCAAGTATGCTGGTTATTGCGACATCGGATAGCTACCTGCTGTTCTACAGACTTACGGACAACAGTGCAGAGGGCCGAGGACTTTATGAACAGCGAGACTCACCGGTTACCAGCTTAAGGCGGGACAGtgcagaattatttattaaagaagtcATTCCATCCCTTGTTTTAAGTTTC GAAAAGTCGGCTTGGATCGACGGTGGGATCAGTTCGTTAGTTTGTATACGAGACGAGCTTATGGTAGCGACCAAAACTAGCCACGTAGTGCGCCACAAATGGGACGGCACCATGAATCGCGACTATTCTTTAGACTTGAGACGTATACCATTCAGTATTGATCAGCAAATCTCTACTGTGGCTGTACCGCTCacagaaaataacatttacgTTACTGACATCGAATATTCCCCTCTTGTTGGAGGTTTTGCTATTGTACTGAATAATGGTAAAGCTGCATTTCTCACTGCTCAATCTTTGAAGTTTGATCCTAACCAAGTGCAAGGAATTTGGGCACAGGATCTGGACGATGCTACTTGCGCCGCTgttaatcataaatatcggCTAATTGCCATTGGGAGGCAAAA cTCCGAAGGCGTCGTATATTATGTCGATGAAACGACTGGCGGTTTGGAGATGTCACACACCCTGAGTCTATCCTCCAAAGATTACCCAGGTCGACCGGGTAGTGTCAAGTGTCTTAGATGGACGCCCGACAGTTGTGCTATTGCTCTAGCTTGGGAGGGCGGCGGCTTAGCGCTGTGGAGTACCTTCGGTGCCCTGTTGCTCTGCAGCTTGAAATGGGATTACGGTCTACGTGTAGATCTGACACACGATAATCCTCTGCATATCCATACGATGGAATGGTCCGCGGAGGGCTATCAGTTGTGGATGTTGCGAGAATCTCCGGAATTTTTAGTTACCAACGAAAATGGCAACAAAGCGACCAATTTAAATCGTTCTCTCATTCAGTtggattttgttaaaagtccTCTAACTATCAATCCGTGCATGGGCCATCACGGACATCTGTATCTTCAAGGCGAGGATagactatatttaaatttaggtGCTGGCTTATCTTCGACCGCATCGGGTTTTCATCTTGCTGCCGAAATTCCCAACGACAGTATGCTCCAGACACTCGCCGGCTGTAAGCAGTGGCTTGTTGTGCCTATTCCATCTGCATATAGTGGTTCCAATTGGCCGATTCgg tATACTGCCATAGACAGCGAAGGTTTAAGTCTTGCAGTGGCCGGCCGAACGGGATTAGCGCATTATTCCCTACCGTCAAGAAAATGGAAATTGTTTGGCAACGAGAGCCAAGAACGAGACTTTATAGTAACTGGTGGACTGTTATGGCATAAAGGATATCTCATAGCTAGCAGTTACTCTATATTGGATGATAAAGATGAAATTAGAATTTATCCTCGTGATACTCGgcttgataataattatgttaaaagcgTTAGGATGCCCTCGCAAGTATTACTACTGAATACCACGAAAGACAGACTTTTAACTTTCTGTGCCAATGCTCAAATTAGTATTTACGATATGGTGTTGCAAAATGGCATAG aaaccGCCGGTATCGAATTAACGAGAATACAAACGGTAGATATTGGTGGACTATGCATACATCCCGCTTGCGTAGTTAGCGCTACGTTGACATTGATTCGTGCGGAGACCGCCGGCAGTCATCCTCATCCTGAAAGTCTTCTGCTGAATGTCTCCGGACGTCTTCTCATGGTTCAACGCGAACATTCTACCGACAATTCGGAGGTTCTCTTTACGTGCGGCGCGCCGACAGTTTTAGCGTCTTACGTCGAAAACGTCTGGGTACCATCACGTTCGAGAAGGGACAAGCCGCACTTAACCGAGGCTCTGTGGCTGTTCTGCGGGGCTCACGGCATGCGAGTCTGGTTGCCGCTATTTCGTAATCATCAAGACAAGGCACATGCCTTTATGAGCAAACGGATAATGTTACCATTTCACTTGCGCATTTACCCTTTGGCGATACTCTTTGAAGACGCGATTCTATTAGGGGCTGAAAACGATACCGTGCTCTTCACGTCGGATACAAACTCACCCTTTTCACTGCCCTTCAATTTATTGGAGCTTACG AGTCAAGTATATCTACATCAAATTCTGCGTCAATTGATACATCGAAATTTGGGTTATCACGCGTGGGAAATAGCGCGTTCGTGTTCCGCATTACCGTACTTTCCACATTCGTTGGAACTATTACTTCACGAAGTCCTTGAGGAGGAAGCGACGAGCAAGGATCCTATTCCTGATGCTCAATTACCATCCGttgttgaatttattcgcgagTTTCCCGGTGTTTGGGCTAGAGCTGTCGTGCAATGTGCTCGCAAAACTGAAATTGCGCTTTGGCCGTATTTGTTTTCCGTCGCTGGTCCGCCGAAAAAGTTACTGCAAGATTGTTTGCAGCAAAAAGAACTTGACACCGCTGCCAGTTATCTGATCATTCTACAGAACTTAGAGCCATCCTCTGTTAGTAGACAGTACGCTACGTTATTGTTAGACGCCGCACTAGAGCAAGGTAGATGGGAACTGTCGAGGGATCTTGTAAGATTCCTTAGAGCAATTG atCCAAATGATGTAGAGTCACCGCGTACATCGTGGAGTGGCAGTGCGAAATTGGTAGGTCCTCCTCAAACACCTCCTCTTTCTCCGCACGAAGATGATTTGGCCTTAGTTTTGGGTACTATGCAAGTTTCGAGGAGCCGTAGTTATAGTACTACAGTTACGCCTAAAGTGCAATCCGAAAAAGACGGCGCGCCGTCCTCTATGCTAGAAAAAACCCGAAACGTTGTTATGAGGCGAAAAAAATCAGTTCCGACAGTAAAAACCAGTGAGAAAACTGAAAACAa gGAAGGATCGGCAGAGGAGTTCTTTATTGATATCATTTTGCAACGTCATGCCCGGCAACTTCTTTCAGCTCGCCACTTGATTGACTTGGGTAGATTCGCGGCTCGTCTTGACTTTCATTTAGTGACATGGTTCGGTCGAGAGCGTGACAGAGCAGCAAAAATCGACGATTATGTCGGCACGTTGAAGGCAGTTCATGAAGATTTCGCGTTTCCATACCCGACGCTTTCGTTGCCCACTCTGCAAAAATTTCGGAGATCTAGTCTCACCTCTTTACACTCCATAATATCTGACGACGAGACCATGTCTCCGAACTTGGTCGTCGACGTACCTGACAGTGGATACACTAGTCTTCCAAGCGGTAGGCCACCGTACACAACGTTGGTCTCACCTGTCGCCAGCTTAGAAACACAGTTTCCAACCGCGGAAGCCAAATTAACGCCGAATCTAATAAATG ATGCCAATAGCGTTCTTAGTGATACTAGTACAATCTGGAGGGACGATGCAGAATCTATGGTTGGTTCTGTGTGCTGGGTTTCACCTGAATCAGTGGGATCTACAGAAGTCAATCCAAGCTCATCGACTTCGGTCGGTCGGGCGGAAGTACAGCTCAg GTATTTATTGCAACTGTTTCTTGAAGGAAGTTGTCTAGGATGGGCTGCAGTATTAGCTACTGTCCTTCGAGATGCGGCGGCCATGGCTAGAACCGTCAGAACGGCACACGCACCAATGCAAACTTTTGACTCTATAATCAATCTAAGAGACGGATTGCTTACATTGACCAAGTGGTCTCATTCGGAATG TTTGGGATATCGTCCCTTCATGTCCAACATCCAAAGCCAGATATCGCTGTTGAACCGACTAGTGATAATCAAACAACAGCAGGAACAGGAACAGATACTAGAGAGCCCTTCGCCGAGTCCGGCTCCGTCCGCCAGCAGCAACCAGCGCGGTACTCTCTCTCGCTCGAGACACTCTTCTATCAGTCACGCTTCCAACACGGCTCCGCTCGAAGAAGAACGCTCGCACGAATCACTCTTGACCGTCGAAGAATCAGTATTTCACggaagttataataataatctcacAACAAATGTTACGGAGGACACGTCACCGCAGAGCGCTTGCACAATCTCATAA
- the LOC105833278 gene encoding elongation factor 1-alpha produces the protein MGKEKIHINIVVIGHVDSGKSTTTGHLIYKCGGIDKRTIEKFEKEAQEMGKGSFKYAWVLDKLKAERERGITIDIALWKFETSKYYVTIIDAPGHRDFIKNMITGTSQADCAVLIVAAGTGEFEAGISKNGQTREHALLAFTLGVKQLIVGVNKMDSTEPPYSETRFEEIKKEVSSYIKKIGYNPAAVAFVPISGWHGDNMLEVSSKMPWFKGWTVERKEGKAEGKCLIEALDAILPPTRPTDKALRLPLQDVYKIGGIGTVPVGRVETGVLKPGMVVTFAPVGLTTEVKSVEMHHEALQEAVPGDNVGFNVKNVSVKELRRGYVAGDSKSNPPKGAADFTAQVIVLNHPGQISNGYTPVLDCHTAHIACKFAEIKEKCDRRTGKTTEENPKAIKSGDAAIVMLVPSKPMCVEAFQEFPPLGRFAVRDMRQTVAVGVIKAVTFKDQTGKVTKAAEKAQKKK, from the exons atgGGTAAGGAGAAGATTCATATTAACATCGTCGTCATTGGACATGTCGACTCTGGCAAGTCGACCACCACTGGTCATTTGATCTACAAATGTGGTGGTATCGACAAACGTACCATTGAGAAGTTTGAGAAAGAAGCCCAGGAG atgGGCAAAGGTTCCTTTAAATATGCCTGGGTACTCGACAAACTTAAGGCTGAACGTGAGCGTGGTATCACCATTGATATCGCCTTATGGAAATTCGAAACATCGAAATACTACGTAACGATTATCGACGCCCCTGGACATAGAGATTTTATCAAGAACATGATCACTGGTACCTCACAAGCTGACTGTGCCGTGCTGATCGTTGCCGCTGGTACCGGTGAATTCGAGGCTGGAATTTCGAAAAACGGACAGACCCGTGAACACGCTCTTCTCGCCTTCACTCTCGGCGTCAAGCAATTGATTGTCGGAGTTAACAAAATGGATTCCACCGAGCCCCCGTATTCCGAGACTCGGTTCGAGGAAATTAAGAAGGAAGTCTCGTCCTACATCAAGAAGATTGGTTACAACCCGGCCGCCGTTGCGTTCGTGCCGATCTCCGGCTGGCATGGAGACAATATGCTGGAGGTCTCCTCCAAGATGCCCTGGTTCAAGGGATGGACCGTGGAGCGTAAAGAGGGCAAGGCTGAGGGCAAATGTCTCATTGAAGCTTTGGATGCCATCCTGCCACCCACTAGGCCGACTGATAAGGCTCTCCGTCTTCCCCTTCAG GATGTGTACAAGATTGGTGGTATTGGAACAGTACCTGTCGGCCGTGTTGAGACTGGTGTGTTGAAACCTGGTATGGTCGTTACCTTTGCACCCGTTGGATTGACCACTGAAGTTAAGTCCGTCGAAATGCACCACGAAGCTCTTCAGGAGGCCGTGCCCGGTGACAACGTTGGTTTCAACGTCAAGAACGTATCTGTTAAAGAATTGCGTCGTGGATACGTCGCTGGAGACTCCAAGAGCAACCCGCCCAAGGGTGCTGCTGACTTCACCGCACAG GTCATCGTGCTCAATCACCCCGGTCAAATTAGCAACGGATACACGCCCGTATTGGATTGCCATACTGCCCATATCGCTTGCAAATTCGCCGAAATCAAGGAAAAATGCGACCGCCGTACTGGCAAGACTACTGAGGAGAACCCGAAGGCCATTAAGTCTGGTGACGCCGCCATTGTCATGCTGGTGCCCAGCAAGCCCATGTGCGTCGAGGCTTTCCAGGAGTTCCCGCCCCTGGGACGTTTTGCCGTGCGTGACATGCGTCAGACGGTAGCCGTCGGCGTCATCAAGGCCGTCACCTTTAAGGATCAAACAGGCAAAGTCACCAAGGCCGCTGAGAAAGCCCAGAAGAAGAAATAA